A region of Lacinutrix sp. Hel_I_90 DNA encodes the following proteins:
- a CDS encoding carbonic anhydrase — MDLKHVFDNNEKFIKEKLAKDKNYFEDLGKGQNPELLYIGCSDSRVTAEDLMGLGPGEVFVHRNIANMVSGIDLSAMSVVEYAVVHLKVNHVVVCGHYACGGVKAAMQSADLGILNSWLRNIRDVYRIHKEELNDIKDEEKKYDRLVELNVKEQCVNLIKTAAVQKAYRDRGLKVHGWVFDVHTGKLIDLKIDFEHYLKDIMEIYHLD; from the coding sequence ATGGATTTAAAGCACGTATTTGATAATAATGAAAAGTTTATAAAAGAAAAGTTAGCTAAAGACAAAAATTATTTTGAAGATTTAGGAAAAGGTCAGAATCCAGAACTGCTTTATATAGGGTGCAGTGATAGTCGCGTTACTGCAGAGGATTTAATGGGACTGGGTCCAGGAGAGGTGTTTGTGCATAGAAACATTGCTAATATGGTTTCTGGGATAGATTTAAGCGCCATGTCTGTGGTTGAATATGCCGTTGTGCATTTAAAAGTAAACCACGTTGTGGTTTGTGGTCATTATGCTTGCGGTGGTGTAAAAGCAGCCATGCAATCTGCAGATTTAGGTATTTTAAATTCATGGTTGCGTAATATTCGTGACGTGTATCGCATTCACAAAGAGGAGCTTAATGACATTAAAGACGAAGAAAAAAAGTATGATCGTTTAGTAGAACTCAATGTAAAAGAGCAATGTGTTAATCTTATAAAAACGGCAGCAGTCCAAAAAGCGTATAGAGATAGAGGGTTAAAAGTACACGGGTGGGTATTTGATGTACACACCGGAAAATTAATAGATTTAAAAATAGATTTTGAACATTATTTAAAAGATATTATGGAAATCTATCATCTAGATTAA
- a CDS encoding NAD(P)H-dependent glycerol-3-phosphate dehydrogenase: protein MSKKLKFAVFGSGSWATAIVKMLCENQEKVGWYMRSVYTKEHLLKEQHNPSYLSSVEFNLEKLKLSNDINEMVAYADVLIFVIPSAFISTELKKLHLELTDKIVVSAVKGIIPETGLLLGQHFHNNYNVPFENIGVIAGPCHAEEVALERLSYLTISCTDAEKATLIADALSSDYIKTKISDDVIGTEYAVMLKNIYAIAAGIAHGLGYGDNFQSVLMSNAIREMKRFIKKMHKMKRNINNSAYLGDLLVTGYSVFSRNRMFGNMIGKGYTVKSAQMEMSMVAEGYYATKSAFELNKTNKKKTQLPIINAVYDILYEGKDAKKVFIKLTDKLD from the coding sequence ATGAGTAAAAAATTAAAATTTGCTGTTTTTGGTTCTGGAAGTTGGGCCACCGCCATTGTGAAGATGTTATGTGAAAACCAGGAAAAGGTAGGCTGGTATATGCGTAGTGTTTATACTAAAGAGCATCTGTTAAAAGAACAGCACAATCCAAGCTATTTAAGCTCGGTAGAGTTCAATTTAGAAAAACTAAAGCTTAGTAATGACATTAATGAAATGGTCGCTTATGCCGATGTATTAATCTTTGTTATTCCTTCTGCATTTATTAGTACTGAATTAAAAAAGCTACATTTAGAACTTACAGATAAGATTGTGGTAAGTGCTGTAAAAGGAATTATCCCAGAAACTGGCTTGCTTTTAGGGCAACACTTTCACAATAATTATAACGTCCCTTTTGAAAACATTGGCGTTATTGCCGGGCCTTGCCATGCGGAAGAAGTTGCTTTAGAGCGTTTGTCTTACCTCACGATTTCATGTACTGACGCAGAAAAAGCAACACTTATTGCTGATGCTTTATCGAGTGACTATATAAAAACTAAAATTAGTGATGATGTTATTGGTACTGAGTACGCTGTTATGCTAAAAAACATTTATGCCATTGCTGCCGGAATCGCTCACGGATTGGGTTACGGCGATAATTTCCAGAGTGTATTAATGAGTAATGCTATTCGTGAAATGAAACGCTTTATTAAGAAAATGCATAAAATGAAACGCAACATTAATAACTCGGCTTACCTAGGCGATTTACTGGTAACCGGATATTCTGTTTTTTCGAGAAATAGGATGTTTGGGAATATGATTGGTAAAGGTTACACGGTTAAATCTGCACAAATGGAAATGAGTATGGTTGCTGAAGGTTATTATGCCACTAAAAGTGCTTTTGAACTAAATAAAACTAATAAAAAGAAAACGCAACTTCCTATTATTAATGCAGTTTATGATATTTTATATGAAGGTAAAGATGCAAAAAAGGTGTTTATAAAATTAACTGATAAGTTGGATTAA
- a CDS encoding CvpA family protein, translating to MAVIDIVLGALLLFGLVRGFMKGLFVEIASLVALVAGVYGAIHFSYYVAEFLQTRTEWAEKTINITAFAITFVIIIVVIALAGKALTKLADFAALGILNKLLGGLFGVLKVGLILSILLIVFNKLNSTITFVDEEHIEDSLLYEPVKSIAPLIFPNIIKTESDEDEETIPENGI from the coding sequence ATGGCGGTTATTGATATTGTTTTAGGTGCGCTCTTGCTATTTGGACTCGTTCGTGGTTTTATGAAAGGGCTTTTTGTTGAAATCGCTTCTCTTGTTGCTTTAGTTGCAGGCGTTTACGGCGCGATTCACTTTAGTTATTATGTGGCTGAATTTCTTCAAACCAGAACAGAATGGGCCGAAAAAACCATCAACATTACTGCCTTTGCTATTACTTTTGTGATTATTATCGTTGTTATTGCTTTAGCAGGAAAAGCGCTGACAAAATTAGCCGACTTTGCGGCTTTAGGCATATTAAATAAGTTGCTTGGTGGTCTGTTTGGTGTTTTAAAGGTTGGTTTGATTTTAAGTATTTTATTGATTGTGTTTAATAAGCTTAATAGCACTATAACCTTTGTAGATGAGGAACACATTGAGGATTCCCTTTTATACGAACCAGTAAAATCGATTGCGCCTTTAATTTTTCCGAATATTATTAAAACGGAAAGTGACGAAGACGAAGAAACTATTCCAGAAAATGGCATCTAA
- a CDS encoding carbonic anhydrase family protein: protein MKAHTKETQATLTPDKAIQFLKEGNERFQNNLKANRNLLEQVNDTSDGQFPFATILSCIDSRVSAELVFDQGLGDIFSVRIAGNFVNEDILGSMEFASKLAGTKLIVVLGHTSCGAIKGACDHAEMGNLTKLIQKITPAVNAVIEPKDESLRTSANLEFVDEVSKKNVLLTIDRIHDESPILTEMEKSGEIKIVGAMYDINTGAVDFY from the coding sequence ATGAAAGCACATACAAAAGAAACACAAGCAACACTAACACCAGACAAGGCAATACAGTTCTTAAAAGAAGGTAATGAGAGGTTTCAAAACAACTTAAAGGCAAATCGTAATCTTTTAGAGCAGGTTAATGATACTAGTGATGGCCAATTTCCATTTGCCACAATACTTAGCTGTATAGACTCACGTGTCTCTGCAGAGTTAGTTTTTGACCAAGGACTAGGTGACATATTTAGCGTTCGTATTGCAGGAAATTTTGTAAACGAAGATATTTTAGGGAGTATGGAGTTTGCAAGTAAATTAGCTGGTACAAAACTTATTGTTGTTTTGGGTCATACCAGTTGTGGCGCAATTAAGGGAGCTTGTGATCACGCCGAAATGGGAAATCTAACAAAGCTAATTCAAAAAATAACACCGGCTGTAAACGCCGTTATAGAGCCTAAGGATGAAAGCTTAAGAACGTCAGCAAATCTAGAATTTGTTGATGAAGTATCTAAGAAAAACGTCCTATTAACTATAGATAGAATTCATGATGAAAGTCCAATTTTAACAGAAATGGAGAAAAGCGGTGAAATCAAAATAGTAGGTGCCATGTATGATATCAATACAGGTGCGGTAGATTTTTATTAA
- a CDS encoding helix-turn-helix transcriptional regulator, with translation MIKPKIATKQLFHLIILSFIISFTTLSFRGGNSVVQDPKNTLVDSIKKYLYNEPEKAIPLIKKLIKQSKKNEYVLMGYGALAVAHNIKGDIDSTLFYYNKGLFHCKSPADIFRFKYDIGKVYEKQHNYKYALLCYQECNDILEKEGLPEQKDFIKHSLAIMENKIGQPEKALKILREIYTLEKKKGKNVKKLRYTRKYLAEIYLNTKKPDSALILIDEGMRDAKSENNRELQYYFFKLKAECLLYQKQHKKALIEIDSALKIAKNLNNLKFKNQANYLLSLTQGNLGDYLNSITIVKSILSTNSEKTEEELSKYYKLLATNYEAIDSSTLSVIYYKKFTIEKQKLTDKRLATLDNIYSIDVKEQIDKKDHHKNKSQFWLFLSLVLCFISLTLIITSKTRKRKSQKHFDYLMVKIKNHENNEALIKNSIITIKSTSEQFKANDKTSNDSVMENEEFLKTSAKTAYIIDNEQAEKILIKVKEFEDKKYYLNQDCTMHNMAKRLKTNTSYLSQVINKHLDKTFSAYINELRINYVILELKNNKRLRSYSVQAISQEIGYKSTYSFSKYFKEATGLTPSVYIKKISSIS, from the coding sequence ATGATTAAACCTAAAATCGCCACAAAACAACTCTTTCATCTTATAATCCTTTCTTTTATTATCTCATTTACCACTCTCTCTTTTAGAGGTGGTAATTCTGTTGTTCAAGATCCTAAAAACACTTTAGTAGATTCTATTAAAAAATACCTTTATAATGAACCTGAAAAAGCTATTCCACTCATTAAAAAATTGATTAAACAAAGTAAAAAAAACGAGTATGTATTAATGGGCTACGGTGCTTTGGCAGTAGCTCATAACATAAAAGGAGATATAGACAGTACTCTGTTTTATTATAACAAAGGCCTTTTTCATTGTAAGAGCCCCGCAGATATTTTTAGATTTAAATATGACATTGGTAAAGTATATGAAAAACAGCATAACTACAAATATGCTCTATTATGTTATCAAGAGTGTAATGACATCCTAGAAAAAGAGGGCTTACCAGAACAAAAAGATTTTATAAAACACTCTCTAGCAATCATGGAGAATAAAATTGGCCAACCAGAAAAAGCCTTAAAAATATTGCGAGAAATTTATACTTTAGAAAAAAAGAAAGGAAAAAATGTAAAAAAATTAAGGTATACAAGAAAGTACTTGGCGGAGATCTATTTAAACACTAAAAAACCAGATAGTGCTTTAATACTCATTGATGAGGGAATGCGAGATGCCAAGTCAGAAAACAATAGAGAACTTCAATATTATTTCTTTAAATTAAAAGCAGAATGCTTACTATACCAGAAGCAACATAAAAAAGCACTAATAGAGATTGATAGTGCACTAAAAATAGCAAAAAATCTTAACAACCTAAAATTTAAAAATCAGGCTAATTATCTTTTGTCTCTAACCCAAGGAAATTTAGGAGATTATTTAAATTCTATTACCATAGTTAAATCTATTCTTAGTACTAATTCAGAAAAAACGGAAGAAGAACTCTCTAAATACTATAAATTACTAGCCACAAACTATGAAGCTATTGACAGCAGTACTCTTTCTGTTATATATTATAAAAAGTTTACAATTGAAAAACAAAAATTAACAGATAAACGCTTAGCTACCTTAGATAATATTTACAGTATTGATGTAAAGGAACAAATAGATAAAAAAGACCATCATAAAAATAAATCTCAATTTTGGCTCTTTCTTTCTCTAGTCTTATGTTTTATTTCACTTACGCTAATTATTACATCAAAAACTAGAAAAAGAAAGAGCCAAAAACATTTTGATTATCTAATGGTTAAAATAAAAAATCATGAAAATAATGAAGCTTTAATAAAAAATTCAATAATTACTATCAAATCCACATCAGAGCAATTTAAAGCTAATGATAAAACTAGTAATGATTCGGTTATGGAGAACGAAGAATTCTTAAAAACTTCAGCAAAAACAGCTTATATTATTGATAATGAACAGGCAGAAAAAATACTTATAAAAGTAAAAGAATTTGAAGATAAAAAATATTATTTAAATCAGGATTGCACAATGCATAATATGGCTAAGCGTCTTAAAACAAACACTTCATACCTCTCACAGGTCATAAACAAACATTTAGATAAAACATTTAGTGCTTATATAAATGAACTAAGAATAAACTATGTTATTCTTGAACTCAAAAATAATAAAAGATTAAGATCATATTCTGTACAAGCAATTTCTCAAGAGATTGGCTATAAAAGCACGTATTCCTTTTCAAAATACTTTAAAGAAGCTACTGGATTGACTCCTTCCGTTTATATCAAAAAAATAAGTAGTATTTCTTAA
- a CDS encoding universal stress protein: protein MKYNKYKILVLSDLKTSAESELKSTVSLAKLVDGEITLFHVKKPIDVVETDSQLSAMRSINEEHIITSKTIENLVQPICKEFGLHIECELALGNAKHEIENYINKYQPDIIVLGKRNPKKLNFIGDNLIDFVLKKHDGIIMIAAKQHALQPNQEFSLGVLNTTEHTNNTGVIEGLINKTKHPVRYFEISKNTNSTLKTETALGKGAIEFVFEQGAKAIDNVSKYASKNNINLMCVDTRNNDKASKTIKNVINKLNVSLLLVGKQKQMLHK from the coding sequence ATGAAATACAACAAATATAAAATACTAGTACTTTCAGATTTGAAAACCTCTGCCGAGTCAGAATTAAAAAGCACTGTAAGTTTAGCAAAATTAGTTGATGGTGAGATTACGCTTTTCCATGTTAAAAAACCAATAGACGTTGTAGAAACAGATAGTCAATTGTCTGCTATGCGTTCTATTAATGAGGAACATATTATCACCAGCAAAACGATTGAAAATTTGGTGCAACCTATCTGCAAAGAATTCGGATTACACATAGAATGTGAATTGGCGCTTGGTAATGCTAAGCATGAAATTGAGAATTATATAAATAAATATCAGCCAGACATTATTGTGCTTGGAAAGAGAAATCCAAAAAAACTTAACTTTATAGGCGATAATCTTATCGATTTTGTTTTAAAAAAGCATGATGGTATTATTATGATAGCAGCGAAACAACATGCACTACAACCAAATCAAGAGTTTTCTTTAGGCGTTTTAAATACCACGGAACACACTAACAATACGGGTGTTATTGAAGGATTAATTAATAAAACAAAACACCCCGTAAGGTATTTTGAAATTTCTAAAAACACGAATAGCACTCTCAAAACAGAGACAGCTTTAGGCAAAGGCGCGATAGAATTTGTCTTTGAGCAAGGTGCTAAAGCAATCGATAATGTTTCTAAATATGCATCAAAAAACAATATAAACCTGATGTGTGTAGATACAAGAAACAATGATAAAGCAAGTAAAACTATTAAAAACGTTATAAATAAACTTAACGTTTCACTATTATTAGTAGGGAAACAAAAACAAATGCTACACAAGTAG
- a CDS encoding DUF2490 domain-containing protein, with translation MGKIKLKNKNIIATLTLSLVLPFYALGQANDLGNWLIYIGSKNLNNGWNIHNEVQYRNYDAIGDLEQLLLRTGVGYNLTENNNNLLLGYGYILSENYIGETDEKLSVNEHRIFQQFTTKQEVGKVGLSHRYRFEQRFVEDDFKMRFRYFLGIKIPLQYKEEGKNPLYLSAYNEIFLNTESSIFDRNRLYGGLGYQFSEALRLELGYMNQFFETSGRDQINIIAFVNF, from the coding sequence ATGGGAAAAATTAAATTAAAAAATAAAAATATCATAGCAACACTAACTTTATCGTTAGTGTTGCCTTTTTATGCTTTAGGTCAAGCGAACGATTTAGGGAATTGGCTAATTTATATAGGGAGTAAAAACTTGAATAACGGTTGGAATATTCATAATGAAGTGCAATACCGAAATTATGATGCCATTGGTGATTTAGAACAACTTTTATTGAGAACAGGAGTGGGTTATAATTTAACCGAAAACAACAATAATCTCCTGTTAGGGTATGGTTATATTCTCTCTGAAAATTACATAGGAGAAACAGACGAAAAGCTAAGTGTAAACGAACACCGAATTTTCCAGCAGTTTACAACTAAGCAAGAGGTTGGTAAAGTTGGTTTAAGTCATCGTTACCGATTTGAACAACGTTTTGTAGAAGACGATTTTAAAATGCGATTCCGTTATTTTTTAGGAATAAAAATACCACTTCAATATAAGGAAGAAGGTAAAAACCCTTTGTATCTTTCAGCATATAATGAGATTTTTTTAAATACCGAATCATCAATTTTTGATAGGAACAGATTATATGGCGGCTTGGGCTATCAGTTTTCAGAAGCATTGCGGTTAGAATTAGGCTATATGAATCAGTTTTTTGAAACCTCAGGTAGAGATCAAATCAATATTATTGCTTTTGTTAATTTCTAA
- a CDS encoding SulP family inorganic anion transporter: MKKFFTHLKGDAFGGITAGIVALPLALAFGVSSGLGPQAGLYGAIFISFFAALFGGTNTQISGPTAPMTAVSMIVIATIIAANDGSVEKALPAILTVFLLAGLFQVGLGVLGFGKYIKYIPYPVVSGFMTAIGVIILVTQILPAVGYYPKEDLDLVSQFKPQAEELILENILREEAGEGILVLENFQETILRANSLTEEDIAKESQTLAKSATSGVMGTIKTLPRAMKNINWLELALALSTIFIVYGFKKITTKIPSALVALIVVSGIAFGFGLDYRPIEEIPSGLPIPNLEIFTGFKLASVTPYIFTAITLALLGAIDSLLTSVVADNMTKTKHQPNKELVGQGIGNSIGAIFGGIPGAGATIRTVVNINAGGKTKLSGMIAGILLLVILLALGPVASKIPAAVLAGILITVGIGVMDYKGLKAIPYLPKDMKIGPVKVSSEVLIMIVVLLLSTFWNLVYAVGIGLVIASLLFMKKIGDLTARRSDVKSLKEEAWSDESNFPENLKEEVFIKHIKGPLFFGSTSDFQALSKQIPITAKTVIIRLGRMQYMDQSGLYAMEDVLVDLRKQKINVLFVNLLEQPRYMMERIDIIPDLIPKEHIFKDFKSCLNWVKNNVEDKF, from the coding sequence ATGAAGAAATTTTTTACCCATTTAAAAGGAGACGCATTTGGAGGTATCACTGCAGGGATTGTAGCATTACCTTTAGCATTAGCCTTTGGTGTGTCGTCAGGTTTAGGACCTCAGGCAGGGCTTTATGGTGCAATATTTATTAGTTTCTTTGCAGCACTTTTTGGAGGAACAAATACACAGATTTCTGGACCAACGGCGCCAATGACTGCCGTAAGTATGATTGTTATAGCTACAATAATAGCAGCAAATGATGGTAGTGTAGAAAAAGCATTGCCAGCTATTTTAACTGTGTTTTTACTGGCAGGTCTGTTCCAAGTAGGACTAGGTGTTCTGGGTTTTGGAAAGTACATAAAATACATTCCGTATCCTGTAGTTTCCGGTTTTATGACCGCTATTGGAGTGATTATTTTGGTGACTCAAATTTTACCAGCCGTTGGGTATTACCCTAAAGAGGACTTAGATCTAGTAAGCCAATTTAAGCCGCAGGCAGAAGAACTCATTTTAGAAAATATTTTAAGAGAAGAAGCAGGGGAAGGTATTTTGGTTTTAGAAAATTTTCAAGAAACTATTTTACGTGCTAATTCCTTAACAGAAGAAGATATTGCAAAAGAATCTCAAACTTTGGCCAAATCTGCAACTTCTGGGGTTATGGGAACCATTAAAACATTACCTAGAGCTATGAAAAACATAAATTGGCTGGAACTCGCTTTGGCATTATCCACCATATTTATTGTTTATGGTTTTAAAAAGATTACCACAAAAATACCAAGTGCATTAGTGGCATTAATTGTGGTCTCTGGGATCGCATTTGGATTTGGATTAGACTACCGACCTATTGAAGAAATTCCATCAGGATTACCAATCCCTAATCTTGAAATTTTTACAGGATTTAAATTAGCCTCCGTAACCCCTTACATATTTACAGCAATTACTTTAGCCCTCTTAGGGGCCATAGACTCTTTACTAACGAGTGTAGTGGCAGACAACATGACCAAGACCAAACACCAACCTAATAAAGAGTTGGTTGGACAAGGGATAGGTAATAGTATAGGTGCTATTTTTGGTGGTATTCCAGGTGCTGGAGCCACGATTAGAACCGTAGTTAACATTAACGCTGGAGGTAAGACCAAGCTTTCAGGAATGATTGCAGGGATCTTGCTTCTTGTCATTTTACTTGCTTTAGGCCCTGTAGCTTCAAAAATTCCAGCAGCTGTTTTGGCAGGGATTTTAATAACGGTTGGAATTGGTGTTATGGATTATAAAGGGCTTAAGGCAATTCCGTATTTACCAAAGGATATGAAAATTGGTCCAGTAAAGGTGAGTTCAGAAGTATTGATAATGATAGTCGTTCTTTTACTCTCAACTTTTTGGAACTTAGTGTATGCTGTTGGAATAGGTTTAGTGATTGCTTCTTTATTATTCATGAAAAAAATAGGAGATCTCACAGCCAGAAGAAGTGATGTGAAATCATTAAAGGAAGAAGCGTGGTCTGATGAAAGTAATTTTCCTGAAAATTTAAAAGAAGAAGTCTTTATAAAACACATAAAAGGCCCATTGTTCTTTGGTTCAACTTCAGATTTTCAAGCGTTATCAAAACAAATACCAATTACGGCCAAAACGGTTATTATTAGGTTAGGTCGGATGCAGTACATGGATCAGTCAGGATTATATGCCATGGAAGATGTTTTAGTAGACCTTAGAAAACAAAAGATTAATGTCTTATTTGTTAACTTGTTAGAACAACCTAGGTATATGATGGAACGCATAGATATTATTCCAGATTTAATACCAAAAGAGCATATTTTTAAAGATTTTAAATCTTGTCTTAATTGGGTCAAAAATAACGTGGAAGATAAATTTTAA
- the pheS gene encoding phenylalanine--tRNA ligase subunit alpha, giving the protein MIDKIKELIAEAESFKTQSKDEVEAFRIKYLGKKGLLNEYFAEFKNVANEHKKEFGQVINELKNTAQEKVNTLKEELDSTTENSGAYGDLSRPGEPVALGARHPISLVKNQIIDIFSQIGFNVSEGPEIEDDWHNFTALNLPEYHPARDMQDTFFIQTNPDILLRTHTSSVQVRYMENNPPPIRTISPGRVYRNEAISARSHCFFHQVEGLYIDKDVSFADLKQTLQYFTTELFGKSKIRLRPSYFPFTEPSAEIDVYWGLETETDYKITKGTGWLEIGGCGMVDPNVLTNCGIDANEYSGFAFGVGVDRIAMLLHQISDIRLLSENDVRFLEQFKSAL; this is encoded by the coding sequence ATGATAGATAAGATAAAAGAACTCATTGCTGAAGCAGAAAGCTTTAAAACGCAGTCTAAAGACGAGGTTGAAGCCTTTCGTATAAAATACTTGGGTAAAAAAGGCCTGCTTAATGAATACTTTGCAGAGTTTAAAAACGTTGCTAACGAACATAAAAAGGAGTTTGGACAAGTCATAAATGAGTTAAAAAACACCGCTCAAGAAAAGGTTAATACTTTAAAAGAGGAGTTGGATAGTACCACTGAGAATTCTGGCGCGTACGGTGATTTATCACGACCTGGAGAACCCGTAGCTTTAGGTGCACGTCATCCCATTTCATTGGTTAAAAACCAGATTATTGATATCTTTTCTCAAATAGGATTTAATGTTAGCGAGGGTCCGGAAATAGAAGATGACTGGCATAATTTTACGGCCTTAAACTTACCAGAATACCATCCGGCACGAGACATGCAGGACACCTTTTTTATTCAAACGAATCCCGATATTTTATTACGTACACACACCAGTTCTGTGCAAGTGCGTTATATGGAAAATAATCCACCGCCTATTCGTACTATTTCACCGGGGCGTGTGTATAGAAATGAGGCTATTTCTGCCCGTTCACATTGTTTTTTCCATCAGGTAGAAGGTTTGTATATCGATAAAGATGTGAGTTTTGCAGATTTAAAGCAGACCCTACAATATTTTACAACAGAGTTATTTGGGAAATCTAAGATAAGGTTACGTCCCTCTTATTTCCCATTTACAGAACCAAGTGCAGAAATAGATGTGTATTGGGGACTAGAAACGGAAACCGATTATAAAATCACCAAAGGGACAGGTTGGTTAGAAATAGGCGGTTGTGGGATGGTAGATCCAAACGTATTAACTAACTGTGGTATTGATGCCAATGAATACTCAGGTTTTGCCTTTGGCGTTGGTGTCGATCGTATCGCGATGTTATTACATCAAATAAGCGATATTCGGTTATTAAGCGAGAACGACGTGCGTTTCTTAGAACAGTTTAAAAGTGCTTTATAA
- the lysM gene encoding peptidoglycan-binding protein LysM, whose translation MGLFSFIKNAGAKIFGLGKTDKEDTKGAATTEVDKEAAASRKLEETIRDLNLDVEGLIVHIDDDKATVSGLAKDQATREKTILVVGNSEGIATVDDQMTVEHKEPEAQFHTVVSGDTLGKIAKKFYGNAMKYPVIFEANKPMLEHPDKIYPGQVLRIPALD comes from the coding sequence ATGGGATTATTTTCATTTATTAAAAACGCGGGAGCTAAAATTTTCGGTTTAGGAAAAACGGATAAAGAAGATACTAAAGGAGCTGCTACTACAGAAGTAGATAAAGAAGCGGCTGCATCACGAAAATTAGAAGAAACAATAAGAGACTTAAACTTAGATGTTGAAGGACTAATTGTACATATTGATGATGATAAAGCGACTGTTTCTGGTTTGGCAAAAGATCAGGCGACTAGAGAGAAAACAATTTTGGTGGTTGGAAACAGTGAAGGTATTGCCACGGTAGATGACCAAATGACGGTTGAACATAAAGAGCCAGAAGCACAATTTCACACGGTTGTGAGTGGAGATACTTTAGGGAAAATAGCTAAGAAATTTTATGGTAATGCAATGAAATATCCAGTTATTTTTGAAGCTAACAAACCTATGTTAGAGCATCCAGATAAAATTTATCCTGGCCAAGTATTACGTATTCCTGCTTTAGACTAA
- a CDS encoding class I lanthipeptide — MKTQNSKLTFSKNSITELNDSKMLLVDGGSTPACVISAMNLIAWTIVAYTVTKD; from the coding sequence ATGAAAACACAAAACTCAAAGCTAACATTTAGCAAAAACTCAATTACAGAATTAAATGATTCAAAAATGCTTTTGGTTGACGGAGGTTCAACTCCGGCATGCGTTATTTCTGCCATGAACTTAATTGCCTGGACTATTGTAGCTTATACAGTTACTAAAGATTAG